One segment of Pseudomonas sp. FP2196 DNA contains the following:
- a CDS encoding TonB-dependent receptor — protein MSSRLTRQTASPSRVLSLLTAAILMAGTAPLMAATEQPARNMGDYSFSIGQQPLVSALNAFTTVTGWQVGLPAELGQGVSSPGVRGSLPPEKALERLLVGTNLSFRKLSNNNVVLEKRSSSGALNLDQVTISATRQEQSVNSVPSTVTVHTREELDRNNVNTIKDLVRYEPGVSVGGAGQRGGISGYNIRGIDGDRILTQVDGVEVPDGFFNGPYAKTQRNYVDPEIVKRVEILRGPASVLYGSNAIGGAVSYYTLDPDDIIKPGKDVGARLKTGYSSADDSWLKSATVAGRADQFDGLLHYSQRDGHETDSYGSNNGTGLERTAANPEDVRATNVLAKIGWNYNEDSRLGLTYEKYKDDRDTDQKSAYGGPYFNGAPTIPNSVLPGGMYQWRTGNDTITRERFGIEHSFALDSLLVDNVKWSLNHQIAKTDQSTEEYYYPITRKVLRTRDTVYEEKQWVFDAQLDKTFAIADTDHVLTYGTTIKQQKVTGSRSGDGKCLAVGRGCTAIGATSTADVLAKATDFPDPTINTYSLFAQDQISWNDWTFLPGLRYDYTQLKPHITQQFLNTVNADGTDTVSDKNKTWHKVSPKFGLTYAFNDNYTWYGQYAEGFRTPTAKALYGRFENNTTGYTVAPNPDLEPEKSKSYETGLRGNFESGSFDVAVFYNKYRDFINEDAVKPGDDELTFQSNNIKHATIKGAEIKGRLNLDSFGAPQGLYTQGSIAYAYGRNDDSGEPLNSVNPLTGVFGLGYDQDNYGGLLSWTLVKKKDRVDDTNFKSPDGVSSQFKSPGFGLLDLTGFYKVTDDVTVSGGIYNLTDKKYWLWDDVRGYDSVGEASVTQPANLDRLTQPGRNFAINLIWDI, from the coding sequence ATGTCCTCACGCCTTACCCGCCAGACTGCTTCCCCTTCCCGCGTATTGTCGCTGCTGACCGCTGCCATCCTGATGGCCGGCACTGCACCGCTGATGGCTGCCACCGAACAACCGGCGCGCAACATGGGTGATTACTCGTTCTCCATTGGTCAACAGCCTTTGGTGTCGGCACTCAACGCCTTCACCACCGTCACTGGCTGGCAAGTCGGCTTGCCGGCAGAACTGGGTCAGGGCGTATCGTCGCCGGGCGTGCGCGGCTCGCTGCCACCGGAAAAAGCCCTTGAGCGCCTGTTGGTGGGGACCAACCTGAGCTTCCGCAAGCTGAGCAACAACAACGTCGTGCTGGAAAAACGCAGTAGCAGCGGCGCACTGAATCTGGATCAGGTGACCATCAGCGCCACCCGTCAGGAACAGTCGGTGAACAGCGTGCCAAGCACCGTCACCGTGCATACCCGTGAAGAACTGGATCGCAATAACGTCAACACGATCAAGGATCTGGTGCGCTACGAGCCAGGTGTTTCCGTCGGCGGCGCCGGCCAGCGTGGCGGCATCAGCGGCTACAACATCCGTGGCATCGACGGCGACCGCATACTCACGCAGGTTGACGGTGTCGAAGTACCGGACGGTTTCTTCAACGGCCCGTACGCCAAGACCCAGCGCAACTACGTCGACCCGGAAATCGTCAAACGCGTGGAAATCCTCCGTGGCCCGGCCTCGGTGCTGTACGGCAGCAACGCCATCGGCGGCGCCGTCAGCTATTACACCCTCGATCCCGACGACATCATCAAGCCCGGCAAAGACGTCGGCGCCCGCCTGAAAACCGGCTACAGCTCGGCCGATGACAGCTGGCTTAAATCCGCCACCGTCGCCGGGCGGGCCGATCAATTCGACGGCCTGCTGCACTACAGCCAGCGCGATGGCCACGAAACCGATTCCTACGGCAGCAACAACGGCACCGGTCTTGAGCGCACCGCCGCCAACCCGGAAGACGTCAGAGCCACCAACGTACTGGCCAAGATCGGCTGGAACTACAACGAAGATTCCCGTCTGGGCCTGACCTACGAAAAGTACAAGGATGATCGCGACACCGATCAGAAAAGTGCTTACGGCGGCCCGTACTTCAACGGCGCCCCGACCATTCCAAACAGCGTGCTGCCCGGCGGCATGTACCAGTGGCGCACCGGCAACGACACCATCACCCGTGAACGTTTCGGCATCGAACACAGCTTTGCCCTCGATAGCCTGCTGGTCGACAACGTGAAGTGGAGCCTCAACCACCAGATCGCCAAAACCGACCAGAGCACCGAGGAGTATTACTACCCGATCACCCGAAAAGTGCTGCGCACTCGCGACACCGTTTACGAGGAAAAGCAGTGGGTCTTCGACGCACAACTGGACAAGACTTTCGCCATCGCTGACACCGATCATGTGCTGACCTACGGCACCACCATCAAGCAGCAAAAAGTCACCGGCTCGCGCAGCGGTGACGGCAAGTGCCTGGCGGTCGGTCGTGGCTGCACCGCGATTGGCGCCACCAGTACCGCTGACGTGTTAGCCAAGGCCACGGACTTCCCGGACCCGACCATCAACACCTACAGCCTGTTCGCCCAGGATCAGATCAGTTGGAACGACTGGACCTTCCTGCCGGGCCTGCGCTACGACTACACCCAGCTCAAGCCGCACATCACCCAGCAATTCCTCAACACCGTGAACGCCGACGGCACGGACACGGTCAGCGACAAGAACAAGACCTGGCACAAAGTCTCGCCGAAATTCGGCCTGACCTACGCCTTTAACGACAACTACACCTGGTACGGTCAGTACGCCGAAGGCTTCCGCACCCCGACCGCGAAAGCGTTGTACGGTCGCTTCGAGAACAACACCACCGGCTATACCGTGGCGCCGAATCCAGATCTGGAGCCGGAAAAAAGCAAAAGCTATGAAACCGGTTTGCGTGGCAATTTCGAGTCGGGCTCGTTCGATGTGGCGGTGTTCTACAACAAGTATCGCGATTTCATTAATGAAGACGCGGTCAAGCCTGGCGATGACGAACTGACCTTCCAGAGCAACAACATCAAGCACGCGACCATCAAGGGTGCCGAAATCAAAGGACGTCTGAACCTGGACTCGTTCGGCGCGCCGCAAGGCCTGTACACCCAAGGTTCGATCGCCTACGCCTACGGTCGCAACGACGACAGCGGCGAGCCGCTCAACAGCGTTAATCCGCTGACCGGCGTGTTCGGCCTGGGTTACGACCAGGACAACTACGGTGGCCTGCTGAGCTGGACGTTGGTGAAGAAGAAGGATCGCGTCGACGACACCAACTTCAAGTCGCCGGACGGCGTCAGCAGCCAGTTCAAGTCGCCGGGCTTCGGCCTTCTTGATCTGACCGGGTTCTACAAAGTTACCGACGACGTCACCGTCAGCGGCGGCATTTACAACCTGACTGACAAGAAATACTGGCTGTGGGATGACGTGCGCGGTTACGACAGCGTCGGCGAAGCTTCGGTGACGCAACCGGCCAACCTCGACCGCCTGACCCAGCCGGGCCGCAATTTTGCGATCAATCTGATCTGGGACATCTGA
- a CDS encoding RNA polymerase sigma factor: MSQSHFNHVFLTQRTSLLRTLERMVNNHSTAEDLLQETYLRVTRALSERAIDHLEPFVFQTARNLALDHLRARKIHSRTMVDDVPQDVVHSIAAPASSAEDAAHAEQLLERLNVSLSELSPRQQQIFILSRLHGHSYQEIADELNVSLSTVQKELKLIMTICIGVAERLNGD, encoded by the coding sequence GTGAGTCAATCACACTTCAATCACGTCTTCCTCACCCAGCGCACGTCCTTGCTGCGTACGCTGGAACGGATGGTCAACAATCACAGCACCGCTGAAGATCTGTTGCAGGAAACCTACCTGCGCGTGACGCGGGCGCTTAGCGAGCGGGCCATCGATCATCTCGAACCCTTTGTCTTCCAGACCGCACGCAATCTGGCGCTGGATCATTTGCGTGCGCGCAAGATCCATTCGCGCACCATGGTCGATGACGTGCCGCAGGACGTGGTGCACAGCATCGCCGCCCCCGCCAGCAGCGCCGAAGACGCCGCCCATGCCGAACAATTGCTGGAGCGCCTGAACGTGAGCCTCAGTGAACTCAGCCCGCGTCAGCAACAGATTTTCATCCTCAGCCGTTTGCACGGGCACAGCTACCAGGAAATCGCCGACGAACTGAACGTGTCGCTCAGCACGGTGCAGAAAGAACTGAAACTGATCATGACCATTTGCATTGGCGTCGCCGAGCGCTTGAATGGCGACTGA
- a CDS encoding YbaN family protein, whose translation MPQPASSKLARLLFGLLAYVSLGIGLIAIVVPGLPTTEFILLAAWAATRSSPRLSAWLENHRLFGPILNNWRNGKIIARKAKISATVSMLLCATLMLVMLDHGWPVYLAIAGMSLGNLWIWSRPETLPTPS comes from the coding sequence ATGCCGCAACCCGCCTCCTCCAAACTCGCTCGCCTGCTGTTCGGCCTGCTGGCCTACGTCAGCCTCGGCATTGGCCTGATCGCCATCGTCGTACCCGGCCTGCCGACCACCGAGTTCATCCTCCTCGCCGCCTGGGCCGCGACCCGCAGTTCGCCGCGCCTGAGTGCCTGGCTGGAAAACCATCGCTTGTTCGGGCCGATCCTGAACAACTGGCGCAACGGCAAGATCATCGCGCGCAAAGCCAAAATCAGCGCCACAGTGAGCATGCTGCTGTGTGCGACGTTGATGCTGGTGATGCTCGATCACGGCTGGCCGGTCTATCTGGCGATTGCCGGGATGAGCCTGGGTAATCTGTGGATCTGGTCGCGACCGGAAACCTTGCCCACCCCTTCCTGA
- a CDS encoding FecR domain-containing protein, whose amino-acid sequence MTDTHRSPSPESAQDAALAMDQALDWLIVLGSPDEEQTRQFHAWLAADPLNAEAFAKAQAIWDGPQIAQCAQTLALRPAKVTVLKRLRPHWKPLATAAVLLLGLFSFSNLPMRLQADHLTVVGERQRVQLEDGSKVLLNTNSAFSSTINDQQRVARLYQGEAFFEIAGSRNQPLEIDAGPVKASVHDTAFAVRYLDGVAQVNVQRGDVDLRATHNDARVRLSAGESIRIGPNGFDRPAKLDANTDLAWVQGRLVFENCPLNQVLAELRRYYPGWIINTNEQLADVNVTGNYRLDQPLDVVRSLAHITSARLQEFPALVILN is encoded by the coding sequence GTGACGGACACCCACCGCTCGCCTTCGCCCGAATCGGCGCAGGATGCTGCACTTGCAATGGACCAGGCACTGGACTGGCTCATCGTGCTCGGCAGTCCGGACGAAGAGCAGACCCGGCAATTCCACGCGTGGCTGGCGGCTGATCCGTTGAATGCCGAGGCGTTTGCCAAGGCACAGGCGATCTGGGACGGCCCGCAAATCGCCCAATGCGCGCAAACCCTGGCTTTGCGACCTGCGAAAGTGACCGTCCTCAAGCGTCTGCGTCCGCACTGGAAACCGCTGGCCACCGCTGCGGTGCTGCTGCTCGGGTTGTTCAGCTTCAGTAATTTGCCGATGCGCTTGCAGGCCGATCACCTGACCGTGGTCGGCGAACGCCAGCGCGTGCAACTGGAGGACGGCTCGAAAGTGCTGCTCAACACCAACTCGGCTTTCTCCAGCACCATCAATGATCAGCAGCGCGTTGCTCGCCTGTATCAGGGTGAGGCGTTTTTCGAGATCGCCGGCAGCCGCAACCAACCGCTGGAAATCGATGCTGGCCCGGTCAAGGCCAGCGTGCATGACACTGCATTTGCCGTGCGCTATCTGGACGGCGTTGCGCAGGTCAATGTGCAGCGCGGCGATGTCGATTTGCGCGCCACCCATAACGACGCGCGAGTGCGTCTGTCGGCCGGGGAAAGCATCCGCATCGGCCCCAACGGTTTCGACCGCCCGGCCAAGCTCGACGCCAATACCGATCTGGCTTGGGTGCAAGGTCGACTGGTGTTCGAGAACTGCCCGCTGAATCAGGTGCTGGCCGAACTGCGTCGCTACTATCCGGGCTGGATCATCAACACCAACGAGCAGTTGGCCGACGTCAACGTCACGGGTAACTACCGCCTCGATCAACCCCTCGACGTGGTGCGCTCCCTCGCCCACATCACCTCGGCGCGGCTGCAGGAATTCCCCGCGCTGGTGATCTTGAACTAA
- the gap gene encoding type I glyceraldehyde-3-phosphate dehydrogenase, with product MTLRIAINGFGRIGRNVLRALYTQGYRQDLQIVAINDLGDSSINAHLLKYDTVHGTFDAQVEHDNESLTVNGDRIAVSAIRNPAELPWAAEKIDVVFECTGLFTDRAKAAAHITAGARKVIISAPAKGADATVVYGVNHDILRQSHQIISNASCTTNCLAPVAQVLHRELGIESGLMTTIHAYTNDQNLTDVYHTDPYRARSATQNMIPSKTGAAEAVGLVLPELAGKLTGMAVRVPVINVSLVDLTVQLKKEATAEEVNALLKAASQHSKILGYNTLPLVSSDFNHNPLSSIFDANHTKSSGKLLKVLAWYDNEWGFSNRMLDNCLALCNAE from the coding sequence ATGACTCTTCGAATCGCAATCAATGGTTTTGGCCGCATCGGCCGTAATGTCCTGCGCGCACTGTATACCCAAGGCTATCGACAGGATTTGCAGATCGTCGCCATCAACGATCTGGGCGACAGCTCGATCAACGCGCATCTGCTCAAATACGACACCGTTCACGGCACTTTCGATGCACAAGTCGAGCATGACAACGAGAGCCTGACTGTCAACGGCGATCGCATTGCGGTCAGCGCCATTCGTAACCCGGCCGAACTGCCCTGGGCCGCCGAAAAGATTGATGTGGTGTTCGAATGCACCGGTCTGTTTACCGACCGTGCCAAAGCCGCTGCGCATATTACTGCCGGCGCACGCAAAGTGATCATCTCGGCCCCGGCCAAAGGTGCCGACGCCACCGTGGTTTATGGTGTGAACCACGACATTCTGCGCCAGTCGCACCAGATCATCTCCAACGCTTCGTGCACCACCAACTGCCTGGCGCCTGTGGCGCAAGTGCTGCACCGCGAGCTGGGGATCGAAAGCGGTCTGATGACCACCATCCACGCCTACACCAACGACCAGAACCTGACCGACGTCTATCACACCGACCCGTACCGCGCGCGTTCGGCCACGCAGAACATGATCCCGAGCAAGACCGGCGCTGCTGAAGCCGTAGGCCTGGTGCTGCCGGAACTGGCGGGCAAGCTGACCGGCATGGCCGTGCGGGTGCCGGTGATCAATGTGTCGCTGGTGGATTTGACTGTGCAGTTGAAGAAGGAAGCCACTGCCGAGGAAGTGAATGCCCTGCTCAAAGCAGCGAGCCAGCATTCGAAAATTTTGGGTTACAACACGTTGCCGCTGGTTTCCAGTGACTTCAACCACAACCCGCTGTCGTCGATCTTCGACGCCAACCACACCAAATCCAGCGGCAAACTGCTGAAAGTGCTGGCCTGGTATGACAACGAGTGGGGGTTCTCCAACCGCATGCTGGATAACTGCCTGGCGTTGTGCAACGCCGAATAA
- a CDS encoding CoA transferase, translating to MTDLLTSIQAALGLPRTPIPFTGRGALPSAFAVTDVACASVAAAAQAVSELIEQQTARLPAVEVDRRLASFWFATSLRPIGWQVPPLWDPVAGDYATRDGWIRLHTNAPHHRAAAERVLGACADRAAMAAKVAQWASQDLEQAVVAAKGCAAEMRSWAQWQQHPQGLAVNAEPLVQFIDQPDEQRKPWQGSLAQPLAGIKVLDLTRVLAGPTASRFLAGFGADVLRIDPPTWNEPGVVPEVTLGKRCARLDLHDPADRLVFENLLKDADILLHGYRADALEHLGFGVERRRQLAPGLIDACLNAYGWSGPWQNRRGFDSLVQMSSGIAETGQRWKQADKPTPLPVQALDHATGYLMAASAIRLLSERLRSGRGGSARLSLARTAKLLMEYGPGTSDALRAEDVQDQSSQVEQTPWGPAHRLQVPVKISGTPMHWSLPATELGSHPPKW from the coding sequence ATGACTGATTTACTCACGTCCATTCAAGCCGCACTCGGCTTGCCGCGCACGCCAATTCCGTTCACTGGTCGTGGCGCCCTGCCCTCGGCGTTTGCCGTCACCGACGTTGCCTGCGCCAGCGTTGCCGCTGCCGCTCAGGCCGTCAGCGAATTGATCGAGCAACAAACCGCTCGCCTGCCCGCCGTTGAAGTCGACCGGCGTCTGGCCTCGTTCTGGTTCGCCACCTCGCTGCGTCCCATTGGCTGGCAAGTGCCGCCGTTGTGGGATCCCGTCGCCGGCGACTACGCGACCCGGGACGGCTGGATCCGCCTGCACACCAACGCCCCGCATCATCGCGCTGCCGCTGAACGCGTGCTGGGTGCCTGTGCCGATCGTGCTGCGATGGCGGCGAAAGTCGCGCAGTGGGCGAGTCAGGATCTGGAGCAAGCGGTGGTCGCCGCCAAGGGCTGCGCTGCCGAGATGCGCAGTTGGGCGCAGTGGCAACAACATCCACAAGGGCTGGCGGTAAATGCCGAGCCGCTCGTTCAGTTCATTGACCAGCCGGACGAGCAGCGCAAACCGTGGCAAGGCTCGCTGGCGCAGCCGCTGGCCGGGATCAAAGTGCTGGACTTGACGCGGGTACTCGCCGGGCCCACCGCCAGCCGTTTTCTTGCAGGGTTTGGCGCCGACGTGTTGCGCATCGATCCGCCGACCTGGAACGAACCGGGCGTGGTGCCGGAAGTCACCCTCGGCAAACGTTGCGCGCGACTGGATCTGCATGATCCAGCGGATCGCTTGGTGTTCGAAAACTTATTGAAGGACGCCGACATTCTGCTCCACGGCTACCGCGCCGATGCGCTGGAGCACCTTGGCTTCGGCGTCGAGCGCCGCCGGCAACTGGCGCCGGGGCTGATCGACGCCTGCCTCAACGCCTATGGCTGGAGCGGACCGTGGCAGAACCGCCGCGGTTTCGACAGTCTGGTGCAGATGAGCAGCGGCATCGCCGAGACCGGACAGCGCTGGAAGCAGGCCGACAAACCGACGCCTTTGCCGGTGCAGGCACTGGATCATGCGACCGGGTATTTGATGGCGGCGAGTGCGATCAGGTTGCTGAGCGAGCGGTTGCGCAGTGGTCGCGGGGGCTCGGCGAGGTTGTCGCTGGCGCGTACGGCGAAGTTGCTGATGGAGTACGGGCCGGGGACGAGTGACGCACTACGCGCCGAGGATGTGCAGGATCAAAGTTCGCAGGTGGAGCAGACACCGTGGGGGCCTGCGCATCGGTTGCAGGTGCCGGTGAAGATCAGCGGGACGCCGATGCACTGGAGTTTGCCGGCCACAGAACTGGGTTCGCATCCCCCGAAGTGGTGA
- a CDS encoding biliverdin-producing heme oxygenase — protein sequence MTTSEKALRSQRLNQITHEPHTKLDALVKAHAPFETRANFARFVVAKYLFQSELVELYNDAQLTAIVADLPARCRAEAAKADLADLDTEVPAPVAGAVKNPSKARALGWIFVSEGSKLGAAFLIKRAVALELSETFGARHLGEPEGGRAEGWKSFVRTLDSLQFTAEEEAEVEQGAIDAFNRFTVLLEQAYATEAEPA from the coding sequence ATGACCACTTCGGAAAAAGCCCTGCGTTCGCAACGTTTGAACCAGATCACTCACGAGCCACACACCAAGCTCGACGCCCTGGTCAAAGCCCATGCGCCGTTCGAGACCCGCGCCAACTTCGCCCGGTTCGTCGTGGCGAAATACTTGTTCCAGTCGGAACTGGTTGAGCTGTACAACGATGCGCAACTGACGGCCATCGTCGCGGATCTGCCGGCTCGCTGCCGCGCTGAAGCCGCCAAGGCTGATTTGGCGGATCTGGACACCGAAGTCCCGGCGCCGGTTGCCGGCGCCGTGAAAAACCCGAGCAAGGCCCGGGCGCTGGGCTGGATCTTCGTGTCTGAAGGTTCGAAGCTCGGTGCTGCGTTCCTGATCAAGCGTGCCGTGGCGCTGGAGCTGAGCGAAACGTTCGGTGCCCGTCATTTGGGTGAACCGGAAGGCGGCCGTGCCGAAGGCTGGAAAAGCTTCGTGCGCACTCTCGACTCGCTGCAGTTCACGGCCGAAGAGGAAGCCGAAGTCGAGCAAGGCGCGATTGACGCGTTCAACCGCTTCACCGTGCTGCTGGAACAGGCTTATGCCACAGAAGCCGAACCCGCCTGA